From Streptomyces griseorubiginosus, one genomic window encodes:
- a CDS encoding PIG-L deacetylase family protein: MIRLGAGAPERIVAVGAHCDDIAIGAGGTLLALCRARPGLRVDALVLSGGGTEREQEERAALAAFCPGADLRLTVLKLPDGRMPVHWDEAKAAVEELRAQTDPDLILAPRTDDAHQDHRGLAQLIPTAFRDHLVLGYEIVKWDGDLGRMTAYQPLPTETAEEKVRLLQEHYASQRHRPWYDREAFLGLARIRGIECHERYAEAFAVTKLTLNLGG; the protein is encoded by the coding sequence GTGATCCGACTCGGGGCCGGGGCCCCGGAGAGGATCGTCGCCGTCGGCGCGCACTGCGACGACATCGCCATCGGCGCCGGCGGCACGCTGCTCGCCCTGTGCCGGGCGCGGCCCGGACTCCGGGTCGACGCGCTGGTGCTCTCCGGCGGCGGCACCGAACGCGAGCAGGAGGAGCGGGCCGCGCTCGCCGCCTTCTGCCCGGGCGCCGACCTGCGGCTGACCGTGCTCAAACTGCCGGACGGACGCATGCCCGTGCACTGGGACGAGGCCAAGGCCGCCGTGGAGGAACTGCGCGCGCAGACCGACCCGGACCTGATCCTGGCCCCCCGCACCGACGACGCGCACCAGGACCACCGCGGCCTGGCGCAGCTGATACCCACCGCCTTCCGCGACCACCTCGTGCTGGGCTACGAGATCGTCAAGTGGGACGGCGACCTCGGCCGGATGACGGCGTACCAGCCGCTGCCGACGGAGACCGCCGAGGAGAAGGTACGGCTGCTGCAGGAGCACTACGCCTCACAGCGGCACCGGCCCTGGTACGACCGGGAGGCCTTCCTCGGCCTCGCGCGGATCCGCGGCAT
- a CDS encoding glucose-1-phosphate cytidylyltransferase, giving the protein MKVVLFCGGYGMRMRNGTSDDVPKPMAMVGPRPLIWHVMRYYAHFGHKEFILCLGYGAHHIKDFFLNYEETTSNDFVLRKGQTELLSTDISDWTITFAQTGIESPIGERLRRVRHHLDGDEMFLANYADVLTDAPLPEMIEKFSQRDAGASMMVVPPQSSFHCVELGEDNLVGGITAVSDMPLWENGGYFVLRQEVFDHIPENGDLVADGCGQLAKRGRLVAHQHRGFWKPTDTVKERAALDAAYAQGDRPWAVWERDDTGVHA; this is encoded by the coding sequence ATGAAGGTCGTTCTGTTCTGCGGCGGTTACGGGATGCGGATGCGCAACGGAACCTCCGACGACGTGCCCAAGCCCATGGCGATGGTCGGCCCCAGACCCCTGATCTGGCACGTCATGCGCTACTACGCGCACTTCGGGCACAAGGAGTTCATCCTGTGCCTCGGGTACGGTGCCCACCACATCAAGGACTTCTTCCTCAACTACGAGGAGACGACGTCCAACGACTTCGTGCTGCGCAAGGGGCAGACCGAGCTGCTGTCCACGGACATATCCGACTGGACGATCACGTTCGCGCAGACCGGCATCGAGTCGCCGATCGGGGAGCGGCTGCGCCGCGTGCGGCACCACCTGGACGGCGACGAGATGTTCCTCGCCAACTACGCGGACGTCCTCACCGACGCCCCGCTGCCCGAGATGATCGAGAAGTTCTCCCAGCGCGACGCCGGTGCCTCGATGATGGTCGTGCCGCCCCAGTCCTCCTTCCACTGCGTGGAACTGGGCGAGGACAACCTGGTCGGCGGCATCACCGCGGTGAGCGACATGCCGCTGTGGGAGAACGGCGGCTACTTCGTGCTCCGCCAGGAGGTCTTCGACCACATACCGGAGAACGGTGACCTGGTGGCCGACGGATGCGGCCAACTCGCCAAGCGCGGGCGGCTGGTGGCGCACCAGCACCGCGGCTTCTGGAAGCCGACCGACACCGTGAAGGAACGGGCCGCGCTGGATGCCGCCTACGCCCAGGGCGACCGCCCGTGGGCCGTGTGGGAGCGCGACGACACCGGGGTGCACGCGTGA